A window from Salvelinus sp. IW2-2015 linkage group LG5, ASM291031v2, whole genome shotgun sequence encodes these proteins:
- the LOC111963997 gene encoding anaphase-promoting complex subunit 2-like, giving the protein MMDSAERLFSVPQGLPSAWDTVTAALVSPVSNDDTMSDGSLCEGLSLLCSNGLGQFLEGWLLETLQVRLTTAVAPEFWAGLKQPENELGEKDRTRILLMAFRTLLGRLEPFLGGLERLGTWQDEGRGGLCGPGARGLRERAFSVIRAILLFSPSAVLQMRILEFYSRTFSVHMRQKGEAGEAEEGGRGPDGGVCQGCTVPTQQCWCQEALEQLQELSHILSRLZLLERVSSEAVTSILHKLIEQRMEQHCRGEYESSFLFSFQEWLELVLGWLSRVFASEEGGLGTVPNSTGSRAGEVGQPANSVLQRWRCHMHQFFCRIYVNMRIEELFSIIRDFPESKPAIEDLKFCLERTNQRQQLLTSLKTAFETRLLHPGVHTSDIXTVYISAIKALRELDPSMVILQVACQPIRKYLRTREDTVRQIVASLTGDADGCSDLANELSRANPVTLETQDSEDEGSDPEEWTPDPKDAVTDKTGSKRRSSDIISLLVSIYGSKEIFIDEYRTVLADRLLHQFNYNTAREIRNVELLKLRFGESHMHYCEVMLKDVADSRRINTNIREEESRLGEEEQPPMALTAMILSSEFWPTLKEEKMELPLLASQAMEAYTHRYEKLKAMRTLSWKPHLGSVTLDVELEDRTLTNLTVSPIHAAIILHFQDKSSWTLEELSGVLGVPQEMARRKLALWQQQGVLKEEAGGHYSILETGSSREKPERGEMLIDSDEEGDSNTTTQSEQREEKLQLFWAYIQAMLTNLETMTLERIHSMLRMFVATGPVVTEMDVNELQAFLQRKVREHQLIVSAGVYRLPKSTN; this is encoded by the exons ATGATGGACTCCGCTGAGAGGTTATTCTCAGTACCACAGGGGCTACCTTCTGCTTGGGACACTGTAACTGCAGCTCTG GTGTCTCCYGTGTCCAATGACGACACAATGTCTGATGGGTCTCTCTGTGAGGGGCTTAGCCTGCTGTGCTCAAACGGTCTGGGTCAGTTTCTGGAGGGATGGCTCCTGGAGACCCTGCAGGTGCGTCTGACCACTGCAGTGGCCCCTGAGTTTTGGGCTGGACTGAAGCAGCCAGAGAATGAACTTGGGGAGAAGGATAGGACCAGGATCCTACTCATGGCCTTCCGTACCCTTTTGGGCAGACTGGAACCTTTCCTAG GAGGGTTGGAGAGGCTGGGTACCTGGCAGGATGAGGGCCGGGGTGGTCTGTGTGGCCCTGGGGCCAGGGGTCTCCGGGAGAGGGCCTTCTCCGTCATCAGGGCCATTCTACTTTTCTCCCCCTCGGCTGTGCTCCAGATGAGAATACTGGAGTTCTACAGCAGGACCTTCTCTGTGCACATGAGAcagaagggggaggcaggggaggcTGAGGAAGGGGGCAGGGGGCCTGATGGGGGTGTCTGTCAGGGCTGCACTGTCCCCACTCAGCAGTGCTGGTGTCAGGAGGCCCTGGAGCAGCTGCAAGAGCTCAGCCACATACT GTCCAGGTTGSAGCTATTGGAGCGGGTTAGTTCAGAGGCAGTGACGTCCATCTTACACAAACTGATTGAGCAGCGGATGGAGCAGCACTGCAGGGGGGAGTACGAGAGCTCTTTTCTCTTCAGCTTTCAGGAG tggctAGAGCTGGTGTTAGGCtggttgagcagggtgtttgCCAGTGAAGAGGGTGGACTGGGTACGGTGCCCAATAGCACAGGCAGCAGGGCTGGGGAGGTGGGCCAGCCAGCCAACTCTGTGCTGCAGCGCTGGAGGTGTCACATGCACCAGTTCTTCTGTAGGATCTACGTCAACATGAGGATCGAGGAGCTCTTCAGCATCATTAGAG ATTTCCCTGAGTCAAAGCCTGCCATTGAGGACCTCAAGTTCTGTCTAGAGAGAACCAATCAGAGGCAGCAGCTCCTCACCTCCCTTAAGACAGCCTTTGAGACCCGTCTGCTTCACCCAG GAGTCCATACCTCTGACATCATRACTGTATACATCTCGGCCATAAAGGCCCTACGGGAGCTGGACCCATCTATGGTCATCCTGCAGGTTGCCTGCCAACCAATCCGCAAGTACCTCAG GACACGGGAGGACACGGTACGTCAGATAGTGGCCAGCCTTACTGGGGACGCGGACGGCTGCAGTGACCTGGCCAATGAGCTGTCCCGTGCCAACCCTGTGACCCTGGAGACCCAGGACAGTGAGGACGAGGGCAGCGACCCAGAGGAATGGACCCCAGACCCTAAGGATGCTGTCACAG ACAAGACGGGCTCCAAGCGGCGTTCGTCTGACATCATCAGTCTTCTGGTCAGCATATACGGCAGTAAAGAGATCTTCATAGATGAGTACAGAACTGTCCTGGCAGACCGACTTCTCCACCAGTTCAACTACAATACAGCCAG GGAGATACGTAACGTGGAGTTACTCAAGCTGCGATTCGGAGAGTCCCACATGCACTACTGTGAGGTGATGCTGAAG gacgtGGCTGACTCACGGAGGATCAACACCAACATCCGTGAAGAGGAGTCCAGGCTAGGTGAGGAGGAGCAGCCCCCCATGGCCCTGACTGCCATGATCCTGTCCTCTGAGTTCTGGCCCACGctgaaggaggagaagatggagctcCCGCTCCTGGCCTCCCAGGCCATGGAGGCCTACACACACCGCTATGAGAAACTCAAG GCGATGAGGACACTGAGCTGGAAGCCTCATCTGGGCTCAGTGACACTGGATGTGGAGCTGGAGGACAGGACTCTGACTAACCTGACTGTGTCCCCCATCCACGCTGCCATCATCCTGCACTTCCAGGACAAAA GCTCGTGGACTCTGGAGGAGCTGAGTGGGGTCCTGGGGGTGCCGCAGGAGATGGCGAGAAGGAAGCTGGCTCTGTGGCAGCAGCAGGGGGTCCTGAAGGAGGAGGCTGGGGGCCACTACTCTATCCTGGAGACCGGCTCGTCCCGGGAGAAACCCGAGAGAGGGGAGATGCTGATCGACAGCGACGAGGAGGGAGACTCCAATACCACCACCcagtcagaacagagggaagagaAACTACAG TTGTTCTGGGCCTACATCCAGGCTATGCTGACCAACCTGGAGACCATGACCCTGGAGCGCATCCACTCCATGCTCCGGATGTTCGTTGCCACGGGACCCGTTGTCACAGAGATGGATGTGAATGAGCTGCAGGCCTTCCTGCAGAGGAAAGTGCGAGAACATCAGCTCATCGTGTCCGCAGGTGTCTACAGACTGCCAAAGTCCACCAACTGA